In the Acidovorax sp. A79 genome, one interval contains:
- a CDS encoding lipoprotein insertase outer membrane protein LolB, translating to MVGLAGLRRFAVLLAWLACALWLAGCAQPMQKTAPEEDAWSGRLALQVDGQASQSFSAMFELRGNAQSGGLALISPLGSRIAQLDWKDGHAQLVSAQETRTSDSLDALLQDVTGTRIPVAALFGWLKGVQATVPGWRADLSALEQGRLVAHRDDPVPQATLRIALTR from the coding sequence ATGGTCGGCCTTGCAGGTCTGCGGCGTTTCGCCGTGTTGCTCGCATGGCTTGCCTGCGCGTTGTGGCTGGCCGGTTGTGCGCAGCCGATGCAAAAAACCGCTCCTGAAGAAGACGCATGGAGCGGTCGCCTGGCCCTGCAAGTCGATGGGCAGGCATCGCAGTCGTTTTCCGCCATGTTCGAGCTGCGCGGCAATGCCCAGAGCGGGGGGCTTGCATTGATAAGCCCCCTGGGCAGCCGCATCGCGCAGCTGGACTGGAAGGATGGGCACGCGCAGCTCGTCAGCGCGCAGGAGACCCGCACCTCCGATTCGCTGGATGCACTGCTGCAGGATGTGACCGGCACGCGCATCCCCGTCGCGGCCCTGTTTGGCTGGCTCAAGGGCGTGCAAGCCACGGTGCCAGGCTGGAGAGCGGACCTCTCCGCCCTGGAGCAGGGGCGGCTGGTCGCGCACCGGGACGACCCCGTGCCACAGGCCACCTTGCGCATCGCCCTGACCCGCTAG
- a CDS encoding dynamin family protein yields MDAAVQERLHRLEEQVRSDKVMVAFVAEFSRGKSELINAIFFADYGRRIMPASAGRTTMCPTELGYDASVAPSLRLLPIETRLQMQSLAEWRVKTDRWQEIPLDVGNADQIAKALEKVAEVRKVSLDNARALGFWHDDLTDENPVPDAQGLVEVPMWRHAIINIPHPLLKQGLVILDTPGLNAVGAEPELTVNLIPQAHAVVFILSADTGVTRSDLSIWREHLAISADSMDARLVVLNKIDTLWDTLNSAEQVQAQMERQCSTSAEMLGVPLERVVPVSAQKGLVAKITADDLLLETSGLPVLEEALAKGIMGRRQSILRAAVANGVASLRTETSRVINIRRRDLDDQMAELRSLRGKNASVIESMRHRVEQEQREFDLSTTKIQAVRAVHLKLLRDVFQQLGAKALKAELSELAQTLQQKGLKLGVKKIYVQTFDKLRGTLDKAQASGTEIQAMLGGTFRQLNAEFGFSLQVPSAPQLEHFTHDLNQIEQSHLQYLGMGNALKLAQPEFAERLVRALAMRLRTVYESAANDLELWSKSATAQLDAQLRERRRSFARRIEAVDRIQHAASGLVERIAEIESSEDELVQLEHRLQELTAKLIALPGLESATTDSSHPVSA; encoded by the coding sequence ATGGACGCTGCCGTGCAGGAACGGCTGCACCGTCTGGAGGAGCAGGTTCGCAGCGACAAGGTCATGGTGGCGTTCGTTGCCGAGTTCTCGCGCGGCAAATCCGAGTTGATCAACGCGATCTTCTTTGCCGACTATGGACGCCGCATCATGCCTGCGAGTGCGGGGCGCACCACCATGTGCCCCACGGAACTCGGCTACGACGCCAGCGTGGCGCCCAGCCTTCGGTTGCTGCCGATTGAAACCCGCCTACAGATGCAGAGCCTGGCCGAGTGGAGGGTCAAAACGGATCGCTGGCAGGAGATTCCTCTGGACGTCGGCAACGCAGACCAGATTGCCAAGGCGCTCGAGAAAGTCGCCGAAGTGCGCAAGGTCAGCCTGGACAACGCGCGCGCACTGGGCTTCTGGCACGATGACCTGACCGATGAGAACCCCGTGCCCGACGCCCAGGGGCTCGTGGAAGTGCCCATGTGGCGCCACGCCATCATCAATATTCCGCACCCCTTGCTCAAGCAGGGGCTGGTGATCCTCGATACCCCAGGGCTGAACGCCGTGGGCGCGGAGCCCGAACTCACGGTCAATCTCATCCCGCAGGCACATGCGGTCGTTTTCATCCTGAGTGCCGACACCGGCGTGACCCGTTCCGACCTGTCCATCTGGCGCGAGCATCTGGCCATTTCAGCGGACAGCATGGATGCCCGGCTGGTGGTGTTGAACAAGATCGATACGCTGTGGGACACGCTCAACTCGGCCGAACAGGTGCAGGCGCAGATGGAGCGCCAGTGCAGCACTTCCGCGGAAATGCTGGGGGTTCCCCTGGAGAGGGTGGTCCCGGTGTCCGCGCAGAAAGGCCTGGTCGCCAAGATCACCGCCGACGATCTGCTGCTGGAAACCAGCGGACTGCCGGTGTTGGAAGAGGCTCTGGCCAAGGGCATCATGGGCCGGCGTCAGTCGATTCTGCGGGCGGCGGTGGCCAATGGCGTCGCCAGCCTGCGCACTGAAACCTCCCGCGTCATCAATATCCGGCGCCGCGATCTCGACGACCAGATGGCCGAGTTGCGCAGCCTCCGTGGCAAGAACGCATCGGTGATCGAATCGATGCGCCACCGCGTCGAGCAGGAGCAGCGCGAATTCGACCTGAGCACGACCAAGATACAGGCGGTGCGCGCTGTTCACCTCAAGCTTCTCCGTGACGTGTTCCAGCAACTGGGCGCCAAGGCGCTCAAGGCGGAACTCTCTGAACTGGCGCAGACGCTGCAACAGAAGGGGCTCAAGCTGGGGGTCAAGAAAATTTATGTCCAGACCTTCGACAAACTGCGCGGCACACTGGACAAGGCACAGGCATCGGGCACCGAGATCCAGGCCATGCTGGGTGGAACGTTCAGGCAACTCAATGCCGAGTTCGGTTTTTCCCTTCAAGTGCCTTCAGCCCCCCAGCTGGAGCATTTCACGCACGATCTGAACCAGATCGAACAAAGCCATCTGCAGTACCTCGGCATGGGCAATGCGCTGAAGCTGGCACAGCCCGAGTTCGCGGAACGCCTGGTGCGGGCCTTGGCCATGCGGCTGCGTACCGTGTACGAGTCCGCAGCGAACGATCTGGAACTGTGGAGCAAATCCGCCACCGCCCAGCTGGATGCCCAATTGCGTGAACGTCGCCGCAGTTTTGCGCGCCGCATCGAAGCCGTCGATCGCATACAGCATGCGGCCAGTGGCTTGGTGGAGCGCATCGCGGAAATAGAGTCGAGCGAGGACGAGCTGGTTCAGCTGGAGCACAGGCTGCAGGAACTGACCGCGAAGCTCATTGCCCTGCCGGGACTGGAATCCGCGACCACCGACAGCAGCCATCCTGTCTCGGCATGA
- the pth gene encoding aminoacyl-tRNA hydrolase: MIKLFVGLGNPGPDYEATRHNAGFWWIDALARELKATLVPERSYHGLVARTTVHGQSVWLLEPQTFMNLSGKSVASLARFFKIQPEEILVVHDELDIPPGQVKLKRGGSHAGHNGLRDIHGQLGSPDYWRLRVGIGHPGVKSEVANWVLKKPSPDQRTLIEDSIAHSLKAYPAMLAGEMDKATLLIHTTKPPRPKPPRPAED; the protein is encoded by the coding sequence ATGATCAAGCTGTTTGTAGGCCTTGGAAACCCCGGGCCAGACTACGAGGCCACCCGCCACAACGCCGGTTTCTGGTGGATCGATGCCCTGGCGCGCGAGCTCAAGGCCACGCTGGTGCCCGAGCGCAGCTACCACGGGCTGGTCGCGCGCACCACGGTGCATGGACAGAGCGTGTGGCTGCTGGAGCCGCAGACCTTCATGAACCTCTCGGGCAAGTCCGTCGCTTCGCTGGCGCGCTTCTTCAAGATCCAGCCCGAAGAAATCCTGGTGGTGCATGACGAACTGGACATTCCGCCCGGGCAGGTCAAGCTCAAGCGCGGCGGAAGCCATGCCGGGCACAACGGGCTGCGCGACATCCACGGCCAGCTGGGCTCGCCCGACTACTGGCGCCTGCGCGTGGGCATCGGCCATCCGGGCGTGAAAAGTGAAGTCGCCAACTGGGTGCTCAAGAAACCCTCGCCCGACCAGCGCACGCTGATCGAGGACAGCATCGCCCATTCCCTGAAGGCCTACCCGGCCATGCTGGCGGGGGAGATGGACAAGGCCACCTTGCTCATCCACACCACCAAGCCGCCACGCCCCAAGCCACCCCGTCCCGCGGAAGACTGA
- a CDS encoding tetratricopeptide repeat protein yields the protein MDYYDPMVPFHSFRIAALTTVIAVAAHSAWAQQPGGDAPPATGEAPVASNPALDAELFYEIFLGEISARTGDPGAGYAFMLEAARRSADGQLYQRAADIALQSRSGEYALAAAKAWKEALPQSREANRYVLQILVALNRIGETPDLLRQELAQSPPRAKASTLSALPQMYGRASDKALAAKVVEAALVDELAHPATGPVAWVSLGRLRMAAGDKPGALDAARRAQALDNANEAAAVLALELMEENTPEAEPLVTQALAKQPVPELRMAYARVLLGLQRYPDASHQLEFVTRDKPELVEAWLVLATLQFQDNRLPASESSLQRFMELVSASPDADVRQKGLTQAYLLYAQIAEKKQDFAAAEAWLGRIDNVDEVFSAQSRRASLLARQGKVAQARALLRNLPGTSAEDKRMKLLAEVQLLRDLRLYREAYAVQSDLVALAPDDAELVYDQAMLAEKAGQPETMERLLRQVIAQKPQYHHAYNALGYSLAERGLRLDEAKQLILKAMEFAPSDPFITDSLGWVEFRMGNKAEARRHLETAYKARPDVEIAAHLGEVLWSLGDREAAVRVWKEGQRASPDNETLKETLARLGVSL from the coding sequence ATGGATTATTATGACCCGATGGTGCCATTTCACAGTTTTCGGATCGCCGCATTGACTACCGTTATCGCGGTAGCTGCCCACTCAGCATGGGCGCAACAGCCGGGGGGCGACGCCCCTCCCGCCACCGGCGAAGCCCCCGTGGCATCCAATCCGGCGCTGGATGCGGAATTGTTTTACGAGATTTTTCTGGGCGAGATCAGTGCGCGGACCGGTGACCCGGGTGCCGGCTACGCGTTCATGCTCGAGGCGGCACGCCGCAGCGCGGATGGACAGCTTTACCAGAGGGCAGCGGACATCGCACTGCAGTCGCGCTCGGGCGAGTACGCGCTGGCAGCCGCCAAGGCGTGGAAGGAAGCACTGCCGCAGTCACGGGAAGCCAACCGCTATGTACTCCAGATTCTGGTTGCGCTGAACCGGATTGGCGAAACCCCCGATCTGCTGCGCCAGGAGCTTGCCCAGTCCCCGCCCCGCGCCAAGGCGTCCACGCTTTCCGCACTGCCCCAGATGTACGGACGCGCGAGTGACAAGGCACTGGCGGCCAAGGTGGTGGAAGCGGCCCTTGTCGACGAACTCGCGCACCCCGCCACCGGACCGGTGGCCTGGGTGTCCCTGGGGCGCCTGCGCATGGCGGCTGGCGACAAGCCGGGAGCGCTGGACGCTGCGCGCAGGGCACAGGCCCTGGACAACGCCAACGAGGCTGCCGCCGTGCTGGCGCTCGAGCTGATGGAAGAGAACACCCCCGAGGCCGAACCCTTGGTGACACAGGCACTCGCCAAGCAGCCGGTCCCCGAGCTCAGGATGGCGTATGCCCGGGTGCTTCTGGGCTTGCAGCGCTATCCGGACGCCAGCCATCAGCTGGAATTTGTCACCAGGGACAAGCCGGAACTGGTGGAAGCATGGCTGGTGCTCGCCACCTTGCAATTCCAGGACAACCGCCTGCCCGCGTCGGAGAGTTCGCTGCAGCGCTTCATGGAACTTGTGTCGGCCTCTCCGGATGCGGACGTACGCCAGAAGGGGTTGACGCAAGCCTACTTGCTGTACGCGCAAATCGCAGAGAAGAAGCAGGATTTCGCGGCCGCCGAGGCATGGCTGGGACGCATCGACAACGTCGATGAAGTCTTCAGCGCGCAAAGCCGCCGCGCATCCCTGCTGGCGCGCCAGGGCAAGGTGGCCCAGGCGCGCGCGCTGCTGCGCAACCTGCCCGGTACGTCGGCCGAAGACAAGCGGATGAAGCTGCTGGCCGAAGTGCAATTGCTGCGCGACCTGCGACTGTACCGGGAGGCCTACGCGGTCCAGAGCGATCTCGTGGCGCTGGCGCCCGATGACGCGGAGCTGGTCTACGACCAGGCCATGCTGGCGGAGAAAGCGGGCCAACCCGAGACGATGGAACGGCTGCTGAGACAGGTCATCGCGCAAAAGCCCCAATACCATCATGCGTACAACGCGCTCGGCTACTCCCTGGCGGAGCGAGGCTTGCGCCTGGACGAAGCCAAGCAGCTGATTCTCAAGGCCATGGAGTTCGCTCCGTCGGACCCCTTCATCACGGACAGCCTGGGCTGGGTGGAATTCCGGATGGGGAACAAGGCGGAAGCGCGGCGGCACCTGGAAACCGCGTACAAGGCGCGTCCGGACGTGGAAATCGCCGCGCACCTTGGCGAGGTGCTCTGGAGTCTGGGAGACAGGGAAGCGGCCGTCAGGGTCTGGAAGGAAGGCCAGCGCGCGAGCCCCGACAACGAGACCCTCAAGGAAACACTGGCGCGCCTCGGAGTCAGCCTTTGA
- a CDS encoding YfhL family 4Fe-4S dicluster ferredoxin, whose translation MALMITDECINCDVCEPECPNQAIYLGQEIYEIDPSKCTECVGHFDEPQCVQVCPVACIPVNPQHVENRETLWQKFQRLQAAPSA comes from the coding sequence ATGGCGCTGATGATCACCGACGAGTGCATCAACTGCGATGTCTGCGAGCCCGAATGCCCCAACCAGGCGATCTACCTGGGGCAGGAGATCTACGAGATCGACCCGAGCAAATGCACTGAATGCGTGGGGCACTTCGATGAGCCCCAGTGTGTGCAAGTCTGCCCCGTCGCGTGCATCCCCGTGAACCCGCAGCACGTGGAGAACCGGGAAACCCTGTGGCAGAAATTCCAGCGGCTGCAGGCTGCGCCGTCGGCCTGA
- a CDS encoding ABC transporter permease has product MGLFFLKRFITLLATLIGASVVVFLVLEILPGNAAQILMGPDASPDAVAALAAKLGLDQPAGLRYWNWVSGLVVGNMGDSYAYSSPVLDLVLERLALTVPLALMAMVITTVLALAAGVYAAARHNKLGDVGVMGLAQIGIAIPNFWFAILLILLFSVKLQWFSAGGFPGWTEDAGGGPLEALKALLLPAIALAVVQAAILARITRSAVLEVLREDFVRTARAKGLSQRAALWGHVLRNAMIPVVTVMGLQFANLLAGTIVVENVFYLPGLGRLIFQSISNRDLIVVRNCVMLLAAMVVIVNFVVDILYAVIDPRVKASDI; this is encoded by the coding sequence ATGGGCCTGTTTTTCCTCAAACGATTCATCACCCTCCTGGCCACGCTGATCGGTGCTTCGGTCGTGGTGTTCCTGGTGCTAGAGATCCTGCCGGGCAACGCCGCCCAGATCCTGATGGGCCCCGACGCCTCTCCCGATGCCGTGGCCGCGCTGGCGGCCAAGCTGGGGCTGGATCAGCCCGCCGGCCTGCGCTACTGGAACTGGGTCAGCGGCCTGGTGGTGGGCAACATGGGCGACAGCTATGCCTACAGCTCCCCGGTTCTCGATCTGGTGCTGGAGCGCCTGGCCCTGACCGTGCCGCTGGCCCTCATGGCCATGGTCATCACCACGGTGCTGGCGCTCGCGGCGGGTGTCTACGCCGCCGCGCGCCACAACAAGCTCGGCGACGTGGGCGTGATGGGGCTGGCGCAGATCGGCATCGCCATACCCAACTTCTGGTTCGCCATCCTGCTGATCCTGCTGTTCTCCGTGAAGCTGCAATGGTTTTCCGCCGGCGGCTTCCCCGGCTGGACGGAGGACGCCGGCGGCGGCCCGCTGGAAGCCCTCAAGGCGCTGCTGCTGCCCGCCATCGCGCTGGCCGTGGTGCAGGCGGCCATCCTCGCGCGCATCACGCGCTCGGCCGTGCTGGAGGTGCTGCGCGAGGACTTCGTGCGCACCGCGCGCGCCAAGGGCCTGTCGCAGCGCGCCGCGCTCTGGGGCCACGTGCTGCGCAACGCCATGATCCCCGTGGTCACCGTCATGGGCCTGCAGTTCGCCAACCTGCTGGCCGGCACCATCGTGGTGGAGAACGTGTTCTACCTGCCAGGCCTGGGGCGCCTGATCTTCCAGTCGATTTCCAACCGCGACCTGATCGTGGTGCGCAACTGCGTGATGCTGCTCGCGGCCATGGTGGTGATCGTGAACTTCGTGGTGGACATCCTCTACGCCGTGATCGACCCCCGCGTGAAGGCTTCCGACATCTGA
- a CDS encoding ribose-phosphate pyrophosphokinase, with protein MQANHPDFMVFTGNANPGMAAEIAQHLGTTLGAADVGRFSDGEVTVEIKQNVRARDVFVVQSTCAPTNENLMELLIMVDALKRASAERISAVIPYFGYARQDRRPRSTRVPITAKVVANMLQAVGVARVLTMDLHADQIQGFFDIPVDNIYASPVLLGDLRQKNYEDLIVVSPDVGGVVRARALAKQLNCDLAIIDKRRPKANVSEVMHVIGEIEGRNCVIMDDMIDTAGTLVKAAEVLKERGAKKVYAYCTHPIFSGPAIERIAKGSALDEVVVTNTIPLSDNARGCTKIRQLSVAPLIAETIQRIAKGESVMSLFSDQDNLF; from the coding sequence ATGCAAGCCAACCACCCCGACTTCATGGTTTTCACCGGCAATGCCAATCCTGGCATGGCAGCTGAAATCGCCCAACACCTCGGCACCACCCTCGGTGCAGCCGACGTGGGTCGCTTCTCCGACGGCGAAGTCACCGTAGAAATCAAACAGAACGTGCGTGCACGGGATGTTTTCGTGGTGCAGTCCACCTGCGCGCCGACCAACGAAAACCTGATGGAACTGCTGATCATGGTCGATGCGCTCAAGCGCGCGTCGGCAGAGCGGATCAGCGCCGTGATCCCCTACTTCGGCTATGCCCGCCAGGATCGCCGCCCGCGTTCCACGCGCGTGCCGATCACCGCCAAGGTGGTGGCCAACATGCTGCAGGCTGTGGGCGTTGCCCGGGTTCTGACCATGGACCTGCATGCCGACCAGATCCAGGGTTTCTTCGATATCCCCGTGGACAACATCTACGCGTCGCCCGTGCTGCTGGGTGACCTGCGCCAGAAGAACTACGAAGACCTGATCGTGGTTTCGCCCGACGTGGGTGGCGTCGTGCGGGCGCGTGCGCTCGCCAAGCAGCTCAACTGCGACCTGGCCATCATCGACAAGCGCCGCCCCAAGGCCAACGTGTCGGAAGTCATGCACGTGATCGGCGAGATCGAAGGCCGCAACTGCGTGATCATGGACGACATGATCGATACCGCCGGTACGCTGGTGAAGGCGGCCGAAGTGCTCAAGGAGCGTGGCGCCAAGAAGGTGTACGCCTACTGCACGCACCCCATTTTTTCGGGTCCTGCCATCGAACGCATCGCCAAGGGTTCCGCCCTCGACGAAGTGGTGGTGACCAACACCATCCCCTTGAGCGACAACGCCCGGGGATGCACCAAGATTCGCCAGCTCTCCGTGGCACCGCTGATCGCAGAGACGATACAGCGCATTGCCAAGGGTGAGTCGGTGATGAGTCTGTTCTCGGACCAGGACAACCTGTTCTGA
- the mutY gene encoding A/G-specific adenine glycosylase produces MSATEHGSVAERVVAWQSTHGRNHLPWQQTRDPYRVWLSEIMLQQTQVATVLDYYARFLARFPDVRALAQAGQDEVMGLWSGLGYYTRARNLHRCAQQVVAEHGGVFPDTAAVLATLPGIGRSTAGAIAAFCFSERVPILDANVRRVLTRLLGFDKDLASAGNERLLWEEAQALLPRKNLHAAMPRYTQGLMDLGASVCTPKMPRCGQCPLASGCAASRAGDAERYPVKTRRLVRRSESWQLLVLRNPGGRVWLQRRPAAGIWAGMHCVPVFADGASLMGCVASLGDASRISCNELQPFLHVLTHRDLHLHPVLVAGDIAERPTEDGGWFGADEWHSIGLPAPIRKLLDSTQAQLW; encoded by the coding sequence ATGAGCGCCACGGAGCACGGGAGCGTGGCGGAGCGCGTGGTCGCATGGCAGTCGACGCACGGGCGCAACCATCTGCCCTGGCAGCAAACACGTGATCCGTATAGGGTCTGGCTGTCGGAAATCATGCTGCAGCAAACCCAGGTTGCCACGGTTCTCGACTACTACGCGCGCTTTCTTGCGCGTTTCCCCGATGTGAGGGCGCTGGCCCAGGCCGGGCAGGACGAAGTGATGGGGCTGTGGAGCGGGCTGGGCTACTACACCCGTGCCCGCAACCTGCATCGCTGCGCCCAGCAGGTGGTCGCCGAACATGGGGGCGTATTTCCCGACACTGCCGCAGTGCTGGCGACTTTGCCGGGGATTGGCCGGTCCACGGCGGGAGCGATCGCAGCCTTCTGTTTTTCTGAGCGAGTCCCCATTCTGGATGCCAATGTCCGCAGGGTGCTCACGCGCCTGCTCGGGTTCGACAAGGATCTGGCGTCGGCAGGAAATGAACGTCTGTTGTGGGAGGAGGCGCAGGCACTGCTCCCCAGGAAAAATCTGCATGCTGCCATGCCCCGCTACACGCAGGGGCTCATGGATCTGGGCGCCTCGGTCTGTACTCCAAAAATGCCGCGCTGCGGGCAGTGCCCCCTGGCAAGCGGCTGCGCAGCGTCCAGGGCCGGCGACGCGGAGCGTTATCCCGTCAAGACGCGCAGGCTGGTGCGCCGTTCAGAATCCTGGCAACTGCTCGTGCTTCGAAATCCCGGGGGCCGGGTTTGGTTGCAGCGTCGTCCGGCGGCTGGCATCTGGGCGGGAATGCACTGCGTTCCGGTATTTGCCGACGGTGCCTCTCTCATGGGCTGTGTCGCGTCTTTGGGCGATGCGTCCCGCATTTCCTGCAATGAGCTGCAGCCGTTTCTTCACGTGCTGACGCACAGGGATCTGCATCTTCATCCCGTTCTGGTCGCGGGGGACATTGCAGAGCGTCCCACGGAAGACGGCGGGTGGTTTGGTGCCGACGAATGGCACTCCATCGGCCTGCCGGCGCCTATCCGCAAGCTGCTTGATTCGACGCAGGCGCAGCTTTGGTGA
- a CDS encoding 50S ribosomal protein L25/general stress protein Ctc: MNFVAFERAKQGTGASRRLRNSGKTPGIVYGGTTEPQLIEVDHNALWHALKKEAFHSSVLDMEVAGTTSKVLLRDVQYHPYKQLVLHIDFQRVDEKTKLHMKVPLHYSGAEESNAVKVDKCMVNPIVNELDVTCMPSDLPEFIAVDLSKLEKGASLHLKDIKLPKGVVAKVRGGQNNNPVLVSVVPPVVVVETPAEAAPAADAKGKGKGKK, encoded by the coding sequence ATGAACTTCGTCGCTTTTGAGCGCGCCAAGCAAGGTACGGGTGCGAGCCGCCGTCTGCGCAATTCGGGCAAGACGCCTGGCATCGTCTACGGTGGCACCACCGAACCCCAACTCATCGAGGTGGACCACAACGCACTGTGGCACGCCCTCAAGAAGGAAGCTTTCCACTCCAGCGTGCTGGACATGGAAGTGGCCGGCACGACCTCCAAGGTCCTGCTGCGCGACGTGCAATACCACCCCTACAAGCAGCTCGTGCTGCACATCGACTTCCAGCGCGTGGACGAAAAGACCAAGCTGCACATGAAGGTGCCACTGCACTACAGCGGCGCTGAAGAGTCCAACGCCGTCAAGGTCGACAAGTGCATGGTCAACCCGATCGTGAACGAACTGGACGTGACCTGCATGCCTTCGGACCTGCCAGAGTTCATCGCTGTGGACCTGTCCAAGCTGGAAAAGGGCGCATCCCTGCACCTGAAGGACATCAAGCTGCCCAAGGGCGTGGTGGCCAAGGTCCGTGGTGGCCAGAACAACAACCCCGTTCTGGTGTCCGTGGTGCCTCCAGTCGTGGTCGTCGAGACCCCTGCCGAAGCAGCCCCCGCGGCCGACGCCAAGGGCAAGGGCAAGGGCAAGAAGTAA
- the ispE gene encoding 4-(cytidine 5'-diphospho)-2-C-methyl-D-erythritol kinase yields MQALYDVPAPAKLNLFLHVTGRRPDGYHLLQSVFMLVDWCDTLHFERCASGEITREDIGPALPEIDLTIKAARALQQATGCRQGARIGVLKSVPSQAGMGGGSSDAATTLLALNRVWGLDLPRTALEKIGLTLGADIPFFLRGHNAWVEGIGETITPLEKAHQLPPARFAIVKPAAGLETKSIFSSPSLKRDSDSATILGFAAAHFDFGRNDLQPVAQALCPEVTEAIEWLRSRGLQGRMTGSGSAVFAQMSHAVDLDRAPEGWQIKACENLMIHPLAGWASDEN; encoded by the coding sequence ATGCAAGCCCTGTATGACGTGCCGGCCCCGGCCAAGCTCAACCTTTTTCTGCACGTCACAGGCCGACGCCCGGACGGCTACCACCTGCTGCAGTCGGTCTTCATGCTGGTCGACTGGTGCGACACGCTCCATTTCGAGCGCTGCGCGTCAGGCGAGATCACGCGTGAAGACATCGGTCCCGCATTGCCGGAGATAGACCTCACCATCAAGGCGGCGCGTGCCCTGCAGCAGGCCACGGGCTGCCGCCAGGGCGCGCGCATCGGCGTCTTGAAGAGCGTGCCTTCGCAAGCGGGCATGGGCGGCGGCTCGTCGGATGCCGCAACCACCTTGCTGGCCCTCAATCGGGTGTGGGGCCTGGACCTGCCGCGCACGGCACTCGAAAAGATCGGATTGACGCTGGGTGCCGACATTCCATTTTTTTTACGCGGCCACAACGCCTGGGTCGAAGGAATTGGTGAGACAATCACGCCGCTTGAGAAAGCACACCAACTGCCGCCAGCGCGCTTTGCCATCGTGAAGCCCGCAGCAGGCTTGGAGACAAAATCAATTTTTTCGTCACCAAGTTTGAAACGCGATTCAGATAGTGCTACAATCTTAGGCTTTGCTGCAGCACACTTTGACTTCGGTCGAAACGACTTGCAGCCCGTTGCCCAAGCGCTCTGTCCCGAAGTCACCGAAGCCATTGAATGGCTCAGGTCGCGAGGGTTGCAAGGCCGGATGACAGGCTCAGGCAGTGCGGTGTTTGCACAAATGTCACACGCAGTTGATTTGGACCGTGCCCCCGAGGGCTGGCAGATCAAGGCATGTGAAAATCTGATGATCCATCCTCTGGCAGGCTGGGCATCAGACGAGAATTAA
- the mutM gene encoding bifunctional DNA-formamidopyrimidine glycosylase/DNA-(apurinic or apyrimidinic site) lyase, with protein MPELPEVEVTRRSLADAITGARIEAVTLGKPLRWPLGCPPQTLIGQHVVDLRRRGKYLLADTSSGVLLLHLGMSGSLRFTRGLPAAGVHDHFDMVTSQGTLRLHDPRRFGAVVYATGEEDPVAAKLLGGLGMEPLSEAFSLAAFQSGLKKSQMPIKQLLLAGRLVVGVGNIYASEVLFLAGIRPTTSASRIGPARVRKLHEAIRVVLARAVELGGSTLRDFSNADGTAGHFQTQANVYGRDGAPCHVCATPIRVLRQGQRSSYFCPACQRP; from the coding sequence ATGCCTGAGTTGCCCGAGGTGGAAGTGACGCGCCGCAGTTTGGCCGATGCCATCACTGGCGCCCGCATCGAGGCCGTCACACTGGGAAAACCCCTGCGCTGGCCCCTGGGTTGCCCCCCTCAGACCCTGATAGGCCAGCACGTGGTGGACCTGCGCCGTCGCGGCAAGTACCTGCTGGCCGATACCAGCAGCGGGGTCCTGCTCCTGCACCTCGGGATGTCCGGAAGCCTTCGGTTCACCCGAGGGTTGCCTGCGGCGGGCGTCCATGATCACTTCGACATGGTGACCAGCCAGGGAACGCTGCGGCTGCATGATCCCCGCCGGTTCGGTGCGGTGGTTTACGCCACGGGGGAGGAGGATCCGGTCGCTGCCAAGTTGCTCGGGGGATTGGGCATGGAGCCTCTGTCCGAAGCGTTTTCTCTCGCGGCCTTCCAGTCGGGGCTGAAAAAGAGCCAGATGCCCATCAAGCAGTTGCTCCTGGCCGGCCGGCTTGTGGTGGGGGTTGGCAACATCTATGCCTCGGAAGTGCTTTTCCTGGCCGGCATCCGGCCGACCACGAGTGCTTCGCGCATTGGGCCCGCACGGGTGCGGAAACTGCATGAAGCCATTCGCGTGGTGCTTGCGCGGGCGGTGGAGCTGGGGGGCAGCACATTGCGCGACTTTTCCAATGCGGATGGCACCGCGGGGCACTTTCAGACCCAGGCAAATGTCTATGGGCGCGATGGAGCGCCGTGCCACGTGTGCGCCACTCCGATACGCGTTCTGCGCCAAGGACAGCGGAGCAGCTATTTTTGCCCGGCATGCCAGCGGCCCTGA